TACTCATCGAGAAACCTAGCTGTTTCGACGCTTCACCCTTGATTGACTAGAGAGAGAATAGAGTTCTATTGAAACTTTCATGTCATTCCTGCTATTGAAAGTatgaataaaattaagaaTCCTCACTAAATGTGATAATTATTGTCAAAAACTTCAAAGTAGGGGGTAAAAAGTGGAATTTACTCATCGAGAAACCGAGCTGTTTCGATGCTTCACCCTTGATTAACTAGAGAGAGAATAGAGTTCTATTGAAACTTTCATGTCATTCCTGCTATTGAAAGTATGAAAAATTTCCAGCTGGTTTGGTATCCcttctttcatttcatttggtagaaatggaATGAAGTACAActttaaaatattttatttggttgaatttgaattgcgggttaaaaaatcatgtttgtctaccacattgATTTGTAGAGTCAGAGACAATTAAGAAACTTGTTCAAAACCtaaatgaaatccaaaatgaaATTTGGAATTCTAAACCTAAATGATGGAGGCAAAATGAGCTGTATATCACTTTAATTCCTATGAAACTCGTTCAAACAAGAATTAAGATATGGAAAGGCGTTGCTCAGAAGAGGTCGGTACTGGAACCATGATATCGTCCGGTCAGGATAGAAAAGGCCAGCCGGGCCATTCTGTAAAGCTAGTGTTGCGattatatgcatgcatgtgccagATCGAGTGCCACTCGCCTTTTCCAACGAATCGCGCAGCTTAATTCTCCAAGAAGGACTCGAGAGCtgtaaacaaaaaagaagatggcCGCGCGCCCGTATCGATGGGTGGCATGCACTACATACTGATCCTTGATCTTGCTTGCcatcgcatgcatgcacggccACGTAGCGATTATTCTAGAGACCCATGCGATACGACCAATGATGCGTTGGGGATCGGTTGCGTCTTTCTTACTTGAGCAAGTGGCAACTTTACAGGATATGCATGTCGAATCAGTTCATTAACTACTCCGTAGTTAAATATGCATGGAAAACCTAGTTTCAAGCAGGGCTGGGTCTGTGTACGTGATGAGGATGGTACGTATAAAAAACAAGTGATGCGCGCGTTTGCTCTAATTAATGTTGCTTAGGCAACACTCTTCGagatagcttttttttttgacagaatttttttttgacatatTAATTTGGTGCAAGCGCTACTCCTCCGCTTCTTAAAAAAtgacatattagttttcattaagacaaatTTTTGATCAGAAATTACTATATCAAGATGTGttttatatgacataaaattaGTATCGTTAAATTCGTTATCAAAAATATTTCAtaatacttgtggtttcaggacatataaaccacactttAATATAGTAATTTctggtcaaagtcttgtcttagtTAAAACTGATATGCTATTCTTTAAGGAACGAATGGAGTATTACTCGtatactctctccatctcaTATTTAGTGACTCAAAATTGTCAAATACGAATGTATTTAGGCCTAAAAatcgtctaaatacatgtagcagaaagtcacttgatatgggaccgagggagtataaaatagTAGTTCAAGAGACAGAGTTAACTGCAATAATTAATCTTTTGTGTCCCTGACAAAACTGACACTAGTATCTAAGGTAGCTACAGTTGATGGATGATCGTAGCTAGGAATGGTCCATGGTATCGATGATCAATCTGCCAAAGATCATGCCGAGAACATGCACTGCCTATCCAATCCAAGATCTTCTACGTACTCCACGTTGCAATCATTAATTGGAACAAAAGCtaagatcgatcgatcgacgaTCTCTCCTGCAAGTTGAGCTCGCTGGGACAACCGACCGACATGCGCatcaatggaacaaatcaTTTCGGCTCGATCGTCTGTTCCTCTACGCAAATGATTTGAACATATATAGCAAGTGGACGGCGAGATCGATCGTTGTCGTGTACGCCGGGACGGAATATTATCGGCCGTACGTGGATATCGGACATTTAAGCAGGATATGGCCACACCTACGTGAATGACGACTAGAAAGACCAAtctaatactctctccgtcgaacaaagaatgtctcaactttgactaaatttgaatgcatctatacactaagtcaaatctagatacattcaaattttaataaatttaagacatcttttggtGGACGACGAAGGGAGTACCATTGTCGAGCAATGGCAGATTTGTGATACAAGTACTGATATCTTGTGTTCaagaggaaattgcacaaaccACTCATTATTGTGAAGCTTGTTGCGCAAAACACCCactattcatattttttgcgcaaaacacCTACCGTTCGTCTAATCCGTTGCACATAAGTCCTAATTCCAGTTTCAGCGCGATAAACACGtttctgacaggtggggcccacccgTCAGTGCCAACGTGGCGTCTCGGCCTTGCCGGCGTGGATTGGGTCGGGCCGAAGAGGACCTCGGGGCAGCGAGGCACGGTGCGGGCACGGCACGACGCGGGCGGGCATGCTTCGAAGCAGGCgcacgggcggcgcggcgcggcagcaTGGCGCGACTCAGCCCCGCAGGCGGCACCGCATGGCGCACCTCAGGGGCGCGGCTCAGACACACGGGCAGACGGGCGGCACGGCGCGGCTCAGGTGCGGGCGGCGTGGCAGGGCGGCAAGGTGCGGCTCACACGCGGGCGAATGGGCAGCGTCATTGATTACGTCGTCCGCGCCCAGCTCCGTCATCGCCGTCTGCGGCTCTTTAGCaatccggcgacggcggtccTTTGTCTGCATGCCAGCATCAGTGCCGGCAGACATCCTGTACTCGGCGAGGTGAAACGAGCTCCAGCTCTTTCGGCGTCTGGCCATGTCTGTCAAGAGGAGCCGGCGTCGGAGGCGCGCACCTCGTCCGTCCGCATCACGGGAGCGTCCAGTGTGACTGCGCTGCCCGTCCGCCCACGTCGGATTGCACCACAACGCCGCGCCTACAcgcccgtgccgtgccgcgccgccccgtaGTCCTCTTCGGCCCAACCCAATCCTCGCTGGCAAGGCCGAGACGCCACGTTGGCACTGACGGGTGGGCCCATCGGTCAGAAACGTGTTTATCGCACTGAAATTGGGATTATGACTTATGTGCAACGGATTAGGCGAATAGTAGGTGTTTTGTGCAAAAAGTATGAATAATAGGTGTTTTGCGCAATAAGCCTCACAATAATGAGTGGTTTCTGCAATTTCCTCTGTGTTCAAACATATGTACTATTAGTACGGCCTATTAGTtttcctttgaccaatgatttgaccacaaattactctattaatatataattatatgacataaattaatatccattatattcctactcgaggatatttgcttatggttatgattttgatcacattagtcacgtAATCATGaaataatttgtggtcaaacgTTTGGTCAACCGAACCCTAGTATGTCCCTAATTGTTGAACGAGGGAGGTACATTCTTTGCTCCCACCTGCAGCCAATGAGGAGTGTACCGGCCAGTATCTCTGTGGATGGATTTGTGATGAGACTGCACCTTTTACCGGGGACAAGAACGGTAAAGGCCGCTTTGAGCCACATGCAGCTATGCAGATGGGTACTGGCTGTTACCGAAAAGGTCTCTGACAGTCCAAAAAGAAAGGTTGGCAGGAGGCAGAAAGGCCTGCCCTTTCCCTGGACCGGTAGAGTTCGTCTTGACCATTGACATTGCACAACAGAGATGTTCCCTCAAAAGAACCTAACCATAGGCCAGGAGGCAGAAGCATTGATAGAAAGtttaaagaaagaaattatCCGGATGTATGAATGGTTGGCAGGGCAGGTGGCTGAAATCAATGGAGACTGATTCTAATTAAGTTCTGGCTTCATTGCCTCGTCTAATTGCTTCCCGGCCCCTTGGTTTGGAGTTCATGGTCCCATCAACTCAACTAGGATTTCATACTTTGCCTCTAAAAAAGAAGATTTTATACTTTGTTGGTATGCGTCGATGCACATATACCTATATTATTTGTTGTGCCCAGGTTGGCACATTAGCAAatgcttgtttgatttggCAGTGGCAGAGAAAACAAATGTGGATGCAAATGCCTAACTTCATTGACAAACAGGATGCACTCCTGagagcaaaataaataaatgccTAAAGGTGCAAGTAAGTACTCCTCCCGACTGCTGTTATGGACTGGAGTCGACAGAGACAAGCAAGAGGCTCACACATTCCATCTGCCTCCATTTGGAATCcccctctgctctgctctgcacTCATTGACTGGCTGCCCGTACCGGCGACAGCCTTCCCATGCCATCCTTTTCCTTCCAACTCATGTAAGCACCCAACGCTTTCTTTTGTGCCAGGCCccatcccctcctccttccttcccgTTCGCCAATCATGTATGCCGCCCGGTGATGCCATCGGCAGTTCGGCCGCCGTTACATACGCCGTTACACTGGGCAACCAGTCAAATCGTCGATCATACATAGATGCGACAGGGCTCGATCGATCGCTATATACTCACTAGCTTAGTGACACTGCTACTATGAGGCAAGAACGGCAGGAGAAGCAGCGTACAGCCATGGTTGCTGGCGCGTCGCCCTCGGCCTCCGGGaatgcgccgccgccgcagcagcgaCACCACGCCGCCGTCTACTTCGGCCTTTCCTGCGCGCTCGCCGCGCTGCGTCACGGCCACGCGGCTACCCGGTCCACCGGCTGTGATCTTGGGGTGGCAAGCCGGCAATGCCGCTGGTCGCGCGCGCGGGAGCTGGCGCTGCAGGGGAAGGTTCGCGAGCTGGAGGCCCAGGCCGACGagctccggcggaggagggcggaGGACGCCAGGGCGAACGAGAAGGTGGCGGGCATCTTCGCGGCGCACGAGCAGCGGTGGTTCGCCGAGCGCAAGTCGCTGCGGCGGCAGgcccacgccgtcgccgccgcggcccgcgcCCGCGAGGCCAGGCACGAGGAGGCCGCTGCGGCGCTAAGgcggcagctggaggaccAGCAGCGCGCCGCGGTGCTCAGGGACGAGGAGGCTAAGaggcgcgaggaggaggcccaggagaagctgagggcggcggagcaggcagGGGAGGAGCTGCGGGAGCGCGCCACCAAGGACGCCGCCGATCTGCGGAATCACCAGGCGGAGCTCGAGGCTGAGCTTAAGGAGGCGATGTCGCGCCGTGACGAGGccgtggcgacggcggcggaggtctccatggaggcggcgcgggtgcggcgggaggcggagcaCAAGGACAAGATCCTGTCGGCGGTGCTGCGCAAGTCCAGGATGGACATGGAGGACAGGGAGATGCTGGTGCGGGAGGTGAAGGCCGGCAAGGTCAGGCGGAAGCAggcggagatggaggcggagCGCTGGCGCAAGATTGCggagtcctcctcctcctcccgccacCGGAGGGGATCGGCCAGGCCGGGGTGCTCCGACAGGCTTGTTGCCGCCCCCGACGCCATTGCTGCGCACGACACCAAGATACTGTTCGTGGACCATGTGGGGACGGATGGCAAGAAAGACCGGCAGGCCAAAGAGCTGCTGGCCACCGTCGAGTGCGTCGATCGCTATCCCAGCCATGTTGACGACAAGCCCGGTATGTCCCCAACTCGATCTTAGCCACTCTGTCTCTACCTTCTCTGTTCTGCACTTGTTCAGAGAAATTTACCAAAGATCTTTTGAGCAGCCAGAAACTCAAATACAAATTCAGTACTAGTGCAGGTATTTCTTAAGAAACAAAATGAGTAAATAAATAAGACCACATCCACATGCATCATGCACATTTGATTTCTGATCCTTGATTCGGACGGGACGCAGTTGTGGAGGAGTACCAGGACCTGCAGGAGTGGTTCCACATGGAGACCGAGAGGTACACGACCATGATCAGGCACCGGCACAGCTCCGAGCTGGAGGCCTTCACGGAGCAGCTCAGGCTCAAGGACGAGAAGCTGGAGGCGTTCCGGTGGCGGGCCGCGAGCAAGGACGTCGAGGTGGCACGGCTCCGGTGCCGGATCCAGGAGCTTGAAGGGAGGCTGTCGAAGCACGAGCAGCACGGCGCCGGGATAGAAGCCCTGCTTCTGGACAGGGAGAGCGAGAACACGTCACTCAAGGAGAAGCTCGTGGCGTTCCAGTTTCCGCGGGCTCTCGACTCGGAGACCTCTCCTCCTGCTGAAGACGGCGATGACGCTAGCGAGCATTGCATCCCGTGTTCACCGGTGAAGATCCAGAGAAGGGATCCATCAAGAGAATCCACCGGATTGTCATTCCCGGCACAGAATTTTGAGGACACTGAGATCAGGAGTACCTATGCTCGTCATGATCATGCAGAGATCGTGGAGCTGAATGAGTCAGTTCTACCGGATGATCACAAGGCATTTGACATGGAGGCAATGGAGGTTTACCATATCTCAGTTGGGAGCAATGACATGCCCGCCTCGGCGAGGGGGTCGATCGATGAAGACCGTCCTGTCATCCCGACGGATCAGCCACACACGTCTGAAATCGAGGAAGCCTACACCGAGCCCGGCAACGTGCGCGTTAGAACCAGCACCAGTGGCTACTCGGAAACGACCTCTGACGTTGCTGACCAGAAGCCCTCTGCTTGGAGGGTGGACATCCACGCTCTCGCCGTGTCCTACAAAATCAAGAGgctgaagcagcagcagatcgTGCTGGAGaagctggctgctgctgctgaaggAGGCAAGGAAGCAACAATGAGCAACGAGGCCAGtggtagcagcagcaggcagcagcccAGGAGCTACCAGCTGATGATCTCCTTCGTGAGCAAGCACGTCAAGCGATACCAGTCACTCGAGGACAAGATCGACGACCTCTGCAAGAGAATGGTAATGATCAGTGCACATATAATGCAATCCGTGTGTTTCTGCTTTCCTGGATCATATGTTTGTACTACTAAATTCTTTTCTGACAGTAAAAATATCTTTGTACTACTTAAGCATAACAAGCAAAATGTTTTGATGGGCACAGGAGGAGAGCAAAAGGAACGAGGGGCGGGGGAGGGAGGGCGACAGGGAGCAGAGTGCCGCGCTAGGGCGGTTCCTGGAGGAAACGTTCCAGCTGCAGCGCTACATGGTGGccacggggcagaagctgctGGAGATGCAGTCCAGGGTCGCCACGAACCTCGCGCGCTCCTGTGAAGGTGGAGGCAACAATGGCGACGGCGTGGACACGGCAAGGTTCATGGACGTCGTTGGGGCACTGCTGAGAGACGTGCAGAGGGGGCTCGAGGTGCGGATCGCGCGAATCATCGGGGACCTTGAGGGCACGCTCACCTTCCATGGCATCCTGCAAGCCACCTGAAAATTCTAATGCACTGGCAACATATAAACGAAATCGGATGCGGCAAATATGGTACTCCGTAGCATGTTCTTGTTGGAGCTAGCGTAGAGTTGTGTACAGAAAACATTATGCTGATGGTCGATGAAACTGTGCGATGGTGCTTTGCAGTCGGagtattgtttttttagaggcGTAACAGTTATTGTTCACCGAGCTTTATGTTGTTCATGTTTGAAGATGAGCCATCTCAAGGTCTATGGGAACACCGCAGAACACCTCAAACAAATTGTTTTCCTGgttccctttcctttttctccaaTGATAATTACTTGCACCTCTACAAAGTTGATAATGAATACAAACAAAACCCTTCCGTAAATAAACAATTTATTATATTCACCAATTGGTCCAATCCAAATTGTTAACTCCTTATTCGTTCTTGTTTTTCCGGCCCGCAGCAGAATTGTACGAATAATTTAATACAGATACATGGAATAAGTGGATGACCCTGCTTTTTAAATCACAACTGCTATTCATCGCCTATCAGAAGCAACTGAGTCAGCAGAAAACAGATACTTCACGCGAGAAAGGACCGAATCATTCGCTGGATCATACGGATGGTCCTTGGAAGGGATTTCCAATATAGCAGGAATTGGCTTGTTGTAGCTATCGACCAGAAACCTTATCATGTTTGCAATCTGAGACATACAAGAAAGGAGTAAGAAGCTACTCTATTTTCAAATAGCATCAGTAAGATATAAATGTACAAGACACACTGCAGGCGTACAGTGTTTGTATTTGCTATCTGGTTCTGATAATGTGATAGATGATTCCCTTAAGACTGTTTTCTAGAGTTATGCATAGTAGGATATACGCATGCTAGGGACAGTCATTTGTCTGGCAGTTGGCCCTGCTGACATGAAATATAATTATAGGTTCATCCAAGGGTTGCAAGAGAGGTTTCTGATAAGGAGCAAGTGACGTGTGATCAGactaattttttgttgttggaaAAATCAAGTATCTATATCAAGTCTACAAGCGTATTTTTTAACTGAGCTGGCAAAGTTATTGATGGCACAAGAAACTAGCAGGAGTTTTAAAAGCCCTCTTTAGATATTCTCTTAATCTGCAAGTGAAATCTACTGCACGAGGACCTTTTGATTTTTAATAGCCTCTCCCATTTTGTTTACAGCAGAAAGAGCTGACTCTAAAGAAATTAATCAGGACAACTGGACCATTCAATCCCAAAAACTCATAATTACCATCCCACTCCCCTTTTCTTGTTTAGGTGACATTTACAGGATTCAGACTAATCAGTTCGTTGATTTTTCAGAGGAAAAAAAGGGTGTTCATCTACAACAATGGTTCACTTACATATTGGCTGATGAGCACAATAGCAATATCCTCCCTTGCAGTGAACTCTTTAAATGCATCTTCAATCTGTTTTACTGTCGTTTCTGTAACATGAcgcaacaaaaaatatattttttcaagTCCTATGGATTAAGGCATGTATCAAAAGTATGAAATAATATGCAAAACAGTGAACAAGTATCACAGATAGAAATGATAACTGCAGCAATGTGCCATGAGTTAGAGTGACATTTAAGGTTGGTTGAAATATATGGAAGCTAAGGACTGGTGAAAGTTGAAACCAGTAGAAAAGAAGCTTACATATCTCCTAACACAATTATGAATAAAGCTTTGCCTTTGTCTAACAGATTTAATAGAAAAGTGGTAAAGATGACATGGTAGCAACATCCTACTAAGAAATGCATAAGATAACAGATAAGAAGGATTTTTATGAGGCAATACTACAAAAATTCTGTTGGCAACCATCCTAAATGATTTTGTAGACAACATATATGTTCTTATAtagtccctccgtcccatattaaatgacgcaatattacatgtatctagacactttttgggtatagatacattcatatttgggcaaatttgagtcacttgatatgggacggagggagtactatatctTATATCCACTGCCAACCAAAAATTTGTTATGGTAGCAGGTTGAGGACAGTACTGTTATCCACAAGAaggtaatttgttttcttgcGCAGATCAACATTGCCAACTCCAGCCATCAGAAACCCAGTGACAGTGTCCTGCAAGAATAAGAAAGCTTAATGTCAATAGGTTGGCAAATCCAGCACAGCACATTGGCATTTACAGTAAGAAGTCAACTTCTGAGTGATTCCAAGAGGTGATTTATTTGATATCTGCAAGCCATTCTAGATCAGTCCTTAATTACCAAGTATCATCGATCATTGCTTGTGAATATAGATCACCACGCTCTCTATAAGCTTATATCACCGTCAATCATCACCTACTAAGGCCATTGAAGATTATTGCCCAACTCTAGGGCGACTGCCGGAGTGGGAAAAGGCATACATAAACCAAACTCAACCCCCTCGATTGGCTACATACCAGTCCAGCAACCTAGTTACTGCCAGAAATTTCAGCATATGCTAAATTATTAGCAAAGCTCGACCAACGTGGGGGTTAGAAAGGAGGATAAGATCACCTCGTCAGCGATGATGGCGATGAGTGCGGAGCTGTTCGCCGGGATATTGGCCCTCCCCGCCATTACCGCTCCCTGTCAACAAAGCAACCAGATGCAACGAATCGatgaaataaaacaaaaggggACGAACTTGATGCACAAATAGATCGAGAATAGGAGGGGGCGGATTCATAGGAATTTCGATCGGATCGAACCTTCAGAGGTAGAGATCAAGgcggaagaggatgcggcGTTGGGATCTGGTGCTACAAGAGAAAACGATGGCTATGATTTGGGAGGGGATCCGCGCAGGGGAGGCAAAGTTTAACGTGGATTGCTCGACTACAAAGGATCGTGGCAGGAGTCAGCAACTCAGCAGCACCCACACGACTCGGGTAAAAGGCCCAAACGGGCtggatttgtttggttttttttttgagcgattTTGTTTGGTTATTGGATCAAGGCACGCAGCCACGCACCCTCTTTTCTTTGAAAGGTTTTAGGCCCtcttaaaaaaattcaggattttttttgaaaggctGTGGATTCTCAGAATCTTCTCTTTATATCCAAGCAGGAGAACATAACTAATCAGCAGGCCCATTATGTTCGATTTCTCTCAACCACAGTAGGCCCACCATATTTGCATGTCAATAACCAATTTTTTTCACATGTAAGCCATTCTGCTCATCAAGCTTTGCCACCTCGTGAAACATCTCTTGGTGTGGCGGTGGAGTGGTGCGTATATGACTACACCCAGCAGGATTTAAATCCTGATTGTCACAATTATATTATAGTGGTTTTCCTtacattttttctataaaaaagCTTGCCACCTCACCAAAAATATAATAGTACATGTGTGACCTTTGGAATAAGATATAGTACTAAAGCGCCACTCCCAGGGCGGGGTGGGAGGAGGGACGACGTCGTGGGGATGGGATGAGGGGAGGAGCTAGTGCGGCCACGAGGTGGGAAGGGTCGAGGCACACCggccggagacgaaggagacAAGGATGACGACGGCTTCGACCTATGCCGCACCTCCTCCTGGAGTCCCGGTTCGCTCCTTTGATTTTGCCAAAGCAATACGTTTTTTTAGTGATGCCAAAGCGGTACGTGACTTGGGGAAATGGAACACGGGCTGAATTCCGTCGAATACGGAGGCTATGGGCTTTGAATTGGCCGAAGAAGGAAGCGGTTCTCTTCAATACAGTTTGGTATTCATCAGGAGTTACAAACACGAATTCCGTAGCCACCCAAACAGCAGAATTCAAGGCAGGCACTGCCAATTCCGAATTCCATGTTCGAATATCTATATCCAAACACAATGTT
The Brachypodium distachyon strain Bd21 chromosome 2, Brachypodium_distachyon_v3.0, whole genome shotgun sequence genome window above contains:
- the LOC100823869 gene encoding uncharacterized protein LOC100823869, with the protein product MRQERQEKQRTAMVAGASPSASGNAPPPQQRHHAAVYFGLSCALAALRHGHAATRSTGCDLGVASRQCRWSRARELALQGKVRELEAQADELRRRRAEDARANEKVAGIFAAHEQRWFAERKSLRRQAHAVAAAARAREARHEEAAAALRRQLEDQQRAAVLRDEEAKRREEEAQEKLRAAEQAGEELRERATKDAADLRNHQAELEAELKEAMSRRDEAVATAAEVSMEAARVRREAEHKDKILSAVLRKSRMDMEDREMLVREVKAGKVRRKQAEMEAERWRKIAESSSSSRHRRGSARPGCSDRLVAAPDAIAAHDTKILFVDHVGTDGKKDRQAKELLATVECVDRYPSHVDDKPVVEEYQDLQEWFHMETERYTTMIRHRHSSELEAFTEQLRLKDEKLEAFRWRAASKDVEVARLRCRIQELEGRLSKHEQHGAGIEALLLDRESENTSLKEKLVAFQFPRALDSETSPPAEDGDDASEHCIPCSPVKIQRRDPSRESTGLSFPAQNFEDTEIRSTYARHDHAEIVELNESVLPDDHKAFDMEAMEVYHISVGSNDMPASARGSIDEDRPVIPTDQPHTSEIEEAYTEPGNVRVRTSTSGYSETTSDVADQKPSAWRVDIHALAVSYKIKRLKQQQIVLEKLAAAAEGGKEATMSNEASGSSSRQQPRSYQLMISFVSKHVKRYQSLEDKIDDLCKRMEESKRNEGRGREGDREQSAALGRFLEETFQLQRYMVATGQKLLEMQSRVATNLARSCEGGGNNGDGVDTARFMDVVGALLRDVQRGLEVRIARIIGDLEGTLTFHGILQAT
- the LOC100829903 gene encoding V-type proton ATPase subunit F yields the protein MAGRANIPANSSALIAIIADEDTVTGFLMAGVGNVDLRKKTNYLLVDNKTTVKQIEDAFKEFTAREDIAIVLISQYIANMIRFLVDSYNKPIPAILEIPSKDHPYDPANDSVLSRVKYLFSADSVASDRR